The sequence ATTAATTTTACCAACCGGCCATTTGGTTGGCAAAATTGTAACATAATAAAATATCAAGGTCAAGATATTGTCCTTATCAGTTAAAAATATTGATTGTCTGGAAACCTCCAAGGACTAGCTACAGGGCTGCTGGTTAAGCATTACCTTGGTGGGACTTTCACCCACTAGAATTAGCGATCTTGCCTGGCCGCACTACACAAGATTATTTACACTCCTGCACTGAAATTTAGAGATTCAGGCATAAACTTTACATGGCAGCCTGATATCTTTGTTTCTGTACACATATTTTAAGCTTTTAGTTGTACAAGTATGAATTAACATTAAAGGTTTGCCCCGGCATAAGCCAAAGCAAACCTTATGGTTTTAGTGAGGAACGGAAAAACAACCCGGTGTTCACTCTATTAATCATTAATTTCCGAAAGTTTTCGCCACAAAGTGGTTCGTCCTATCCCCAACTTCCGGGATGCTTTTTTGCGATCCCCCCCACAAGAATCCAAAACGTGTCTTAAAATCTGCTTTTCCGCATCATCAACCATTTCTTTAAAGTTTCCTTGAACAGTGACGGTAACATTAATATTATCTACTGGTAACGTTTTCGTCGTTAAGGAAT is a genomic window of Pelotomaculum isophthalicicum JI containing:
- a CDS encoding helix-turn-helix domain-containing protein, translated to SLTTKTLPVDNINVTVTVQGNFKEMVDDAEKQILRHVLDSCGGDRKKASRKLGIGRTTLWRKLSEIND